In Hevea brasiliensis isolate MT/VB/25A 57/8 chromosome 13, ASM3005281v1, whole genome shotgun sequence, a single genomic region encodes these proteins:
- the LOC110633806 gene encoding extensin-2 produces MSRNMANSYVWPCLVYALALSLMANMVTADYEPYSPSPQPPSPSPAPPYAYKSPPPPSPSPPPPYVYKSPPPPSPSPPPPYAYKSPPPPSPSPPPPYVYKSPPPPSPSHPPPYAYKSPPPPSPSPPPPYVYKSPPPPSPSPPPPYVYKSPPPPPPSPSPPPPYVYKSPPPPPPPYVYKSPPPPSPSPPPPYVYKSPPPPSPSPPPPYYYKSPPPPSPSPPPPYLYKSPPPPSPSPPPPYYYKSPPSPSPSPPPPYYYKSPPPPSPSPPPYYYKSPPPPSPSPPPPSYYKSPPSPSPSPPPYYKSPPPPSPSPPPTYYYKSPPPPSPSPPPPYYYKSPPPPSPSPPPPYYYMSPPPPSPSPPPPYYYKSPPPLSPSPSSPPPYYYKSPPPPSPSPPSPYYYKSTPPPSPSPPPPVYHYYSPPPPVVY; encoded by the coding sequence ATGTCGCGGAACATGGCCAACTCCTACGTTTGGCCATGCCTTGTATATGCCTTGGCATTAAGCTTGATGGCCAATATGGTAACTGCAGATTACGAGCCTTATTCTCCTTCACCACAACCTCCATCACCGTCTCCTGCTCCTCCTTATGCGTATAAATCCCCACCTCCACCATCACCTTCACCACCTCCTCCATATGTCTACAAGtctcctccacctccatcaccgtCACCCCCTCCTCCTTACGCTTATAAATCCCCACCTCCACCATCTCCTTCACCACCTCCCCCATATGTCTACAAGTCTCCACCACCTCCATCACCATCACACCCTCCTCCTTATGCCTATAAATCCCCACCTCCACCATCTCCTTCACCACCTCCTCCATATGTCTACAAGtctcctccacctccatcaccttcaCCACCTCCTCCATATGTCTACAAGTCTCCTCCACCTCCACCACCATCACCATCACCCCCTCCTCCTTACGTCTATAAATCCCCACCTCCACCACCTCCTCCATATGTCTACAAGtctcctccacctccatcaccatcACCACCTCCTCCTTATGTCTATAAATCCCCACCTCCACCCTCTCCTTCACCTCCACCTCCATACTACTACAAGtctcctccacctccatcaccttctCCCCCTCCTCCTTATCTCTATAAATCCCCACCTCCACCATCTCCTTCACCTCCACCTCCATACTACTACAAGTCCCCACCTTCACCATCTCCATCACCACCCCCACCTTACTATTACAAGTCCCCACCTCCACCATCACCATCCCCACCTCCATACTActataagtctccacctccaccaTCTCCCTCACCACCCCCGCCTTCctattacaagtctccaccttcaCCATCACCATCCCCTCCGCCCTACTATAAGTCCCCACCTCCACCATCACCATCCCCTCCACCCACATACTACTATAAGTCCCCACCTCCACCTTCACCATCACCACCGCCACCTTACTATTACaagtcaccaccaccaccatcaccatcTCCTCCACCTCCATACTATTACATGTCCCCACCTCCGCCAtctccatcaccaccaccaccttaTTATTATAAgtcaccaccaccactatcaccaTCACCATCCTCTCCACCACCTTACTATTACAAGTCCCCTCCTCCACCATCTCCTTCTCCTCCATCTCCTTATTACTACAAGTCTACACCACCTCCTTCTCCATCCCCACCTCCTCCAGTATATCACTACTACTCTCCTCCACCACCTGTTGTTTACTAA
- the LOC131172235 gene encoding vegetative cell wall protein gp1-like — protein MRSGKHSGAQLGAHVLKEFLWKFGARESPPSRGLSAKEEEVVIRRPTLCGCSYYLFLRGWEAIFGGVPESHSSSRTQLPASLSPKLSPSLLSPSLPPSLPMPPLYLSPPSPSSHPVLPSPQSPSLQPLVWSPSPSPIPSATTSHISLSSHPKTPLPSLMPLPTHLSPHFPFSPIPSLVPESHFSFTTPSSVPFSPKLSPPLLSLLLPPSFSSPPPNSPPLSPSPHLVLPPPQSPLLPPPLRSLSPSPTSSIIIPHSSPSSHTKTPSPSPTPHCTHFPFSPIPSLVPKAYSLSKAPSPAPLSPKLSPLLLPPSLTPSLFMPPPNSSPLSPSPYLVLPPPQSPLLSSRLGSPSPSPTSSATIPHLSLYSHTKTSSPSSTPLFTPLSPHFSFSQIL, from the exons ATGAGGTCGGGAAAGCACTCAGGAGCACAGCTTGGAGCTCATGTTCTGAAAGAGTTTCTCTGGAAGTTCGGTGCGAGAGAGTCACCACCTTCACGAGGGCTCAgtgcgaaagaagaagaggtggTGATAAGGAGGCCAACGCTATGTGGGTGCTCATATTACCTCTTCCTCCGAGGATGGGAGGCGATATTCGGAGGAG TTCCTGAATCTCATTCTTCATCTAGAACTCAATTACCTGCTTCTTTGTCGCCCAAATTGTCTCCTTCACTTTTGTCCCCATCGTTGCCTCCATCTCTTCCTATGCCACCTCTTTATTTATCCCCTCCTTCACCTTCTTCACACCCTGTGTTACCTTCACCTCAGTCGCCATCATTGCAACCACTAGTTTGGTCACCATCACCATCGCCCATACCTTCCGCCACAACATCTCATATATCTTTATCTTCTCACCCAAAAACTCCCTTACCATCTCTTATGCCTCTTCCTACTCATTTATCACCTCATTTTCCATTTTCACCAATTCCATCATTAGTTCCTGAATCTCATTTTTCATTTACAACTCCATCATCCGTTCCTTTCTCACCTAAATTGTCTCCTCCACTTTTGTCCCTGTTGTTGCCTCCATCCTTTTCTTCGCCGCCTCCTAATTCACCCCCTCTTTCACCTTCTCCACATCTTGTATTACCTCCACCTCAATCACCACTGCTACCACCTCCACTTCGGTCGCTATCACCATCACCTACATCTTCTATTATAATACCTCATTCATCTCCATCTTCTCACACAAAAACTCCATCACCATCTCCTACTCCTCATTGTACTCATTTTCCATTTTCACCAATTCCATCATTAGTTCCTAAAGCTTATTCTTTATCTAAAGCTCCATCGCCTGCTCCTTTGTCACCCAAATTGTCTCCTTTACTTTTGCCCCCGTCATTGACTCCATCTCTTTTTATGCCACCTCCTAATTCATCTCCTCTTTCACCTTCTCCATACCTTGTATTACCTCCACCTCAATCACCACTGCTGTCGTCTCGACTTGGGTCGCCATCACCATCACCTACATCTTCTGCTACAATACCTCATTTATCTTTATATTCTCACACAAAAACTTCATCACCATCTTCTACTCCTCTTTTTACTCCTTTATCACCTCATTTTTCATTTTCACAAATTCTATAA
- the LOC110633805 gene encoding extensin-2-like, with the protein MGTWPRQPGHLPPVIHAIVFFLLAATVLADKPYIYASPPPPYHPKLYYASPPHVQRAPYVYKSPPPPKHVEHPPYEYKSPPPPKQVHHPPYYYKSPPPPKYVRHPPYKYKSPPPPKHLEHPPYYYKSPPPPSPSLPPPYHYTSPPPPKKSPPPSYYYKSPPPPSPSPPPPYHYSSPPPPKKSPPPPYYYKSPPPPSPSPPSPDYYKSPPPPSPSPPPPYHYTSPPPPKKSPPPPYYYNSPPPPSPSPPPPYDYTSPSSPKKSPPPPYHYKSPPPPSPSPPPPYHYISPPPPKKSPPPPYYYKSPPLPSPSPPPPYHYTSPPPPKQSPTPPYYYKSPPPPSPSPPPPYHYTSPPPPKKSPPPPYYYKSPPPPSPSPPPPYHYTSPPPPKKSPPPPYYYKSPPPPSPSLAPSYHYPSPPPPSPSPPPPYHYTSPPPPKKSPPPPYYYKSPPPPSPSPPPPYHYTSPPLPKKSPPPPYYYKSPPPPSSSPPPPYHYTSPPPPKKSPPPPYYYKSPPQSSPSPPPPDQYTSPSPPKKSPPPPYYYKSPPPPSPSPPPPYYYKSPPPPSPSPPPPYHYTSPPPPKKSPPPPYYYKSPPPPSPSPPPPYHYTSPPPPKKSAPPPYYYKSPPPPSPSPPPPYYYTSPPPPKQY; encoded by the coding sequence ATGGGAACCTGGCCACGACAGCCAGGACATTTGCCTCCTGTGATTCACGCTATTGTTTTCTTCCTTTTAGCCGCCACTGTTCTGGCTGATAAGCCTTATATTTATGCCTCTCCTCCACCGCCTTACCACCCTAAACTTTATTATGCATCACCACCACATGTGCAACGTGCTCCATACGTTTACAAGTCTCCGCCTCCACCAAAGCATGTTGAGCATCCACCATATGAGTACAAATCCCCACCTCCACCGAAGCAGGTTCACCACCCACCCTATTattacaagtcaccacctccaccaAAGTATGTGAGGCATCCACCTTATAAATATAAATCTCCACCCCCACCAAAGCATTTAGAACACCCACCATACTACTATAAATCTCCACCTCCTCCATCTCCCTCACTGCCACCTCCATATCATTACACATCACCTCCTCCACCAAAGAAATCTCCACCTCCTTCATACTATTATAAGTCCCCACCTCCACCATCTCCCTCACCACCACCTCCCTACCATTATTCATCACCCCCTCCTCCAAAGAAGTCTCCACCTCCTCCATACTActacaagtcaccacctccacctTCCCCATCACCACCTTCACCTGACTActataagtctccacctccaccaTCTCCCTCACCACCACCTCCATACCACTATACATCACCTCCTCCTCCAAAAAAATCTCCACCTCCTCCATACTATTATAATTCTCCACCTCCACCATCACCATCGCCACCACCTCCATACGACTATACATCACCTTCTTCTCCAAAGAAATCTCCACCTCCTCCATATCAttataagtctccacctccaccaTCACCATCGCCACCACCTCCATACCACTACATATCACCACCTCCTCCAAAGAAATCTCCACCTCCTCCATACTACTATAAGTCTCCACCTCTACCATCACCATCGCCACCACCTCCATACCACTACACTTCACCTCCTCCTCCAAAGCAATCTCCGACACCTCCATACTACTATAAGTCTCCACCACCACCATCTCCATCCCCACCACCTCCATACCACTACACATCACCTCCTCCTCCAAAGAAATCTCCACCTCCTCCATACTActataagtctccacctccaccatctccatcaccaccacctccatacCACTACACATCACCTCCTCCTCCAAAGAAATCTCCACCTCCTCCATACTActataagtctccacctccaccaTCTCCATCACTAGCACCTTCATATCATTACCCATCACCACCTCCACCATCTCCCTCACCACCACCTCCATATCATTACACATCACCTCCTCCACCAAAGAAATCTCCACCTCCTCCATACTACTACAAGTCCCCACCTCCTCCATCTCCTTCACCACCACCTCCCTACCATTACACATCACCTCCTCTTCCAAAGAAATCTCCACCTCCTCCATACTACTATAAGTCCCCACCTCCACCATCTtcgtcaccaccaccaccatatcATTACACATCACCTCCTCCACCAAAGAAATCTCCACCTCCTCCATATTACTATAAGTCCCCACCTCAATCATCTCCTTCGCCACCACCTCCCGACCAATATACATCACCTTCTCCACCAAAGAAGTCTCCACCTCCTCCATATTActacaagtcaccacctccacctTCCCCATCACCTCCACCACCATACTActataagtctccacctccaccaTCTCCTTCGCCACCACCTCCATACCACTACACATCACCTCCTCCTCCAAAGAAATCTCCACCTCCTCCATATTACTATAAGTCTCCACCGCCACCTTCCCCCTCACCACCACCTCCATACCATTACACATCACCTCCTCCCCCAAAAAAGTCTGCACCTCCTCCATACTATTATAAGTCACCACCACCGCCATCACCCTCACCTCCTCCTCCATACTATTACACATCCCCGCCACCTCCAAAACAATATTAA
- the LOC110633797 gene encoding E3 ubiquitin-protein ligase BIG BROTHER: protein MSWNPLMELHYTNTSYPYNSAGSFMEYFEGLTYEHVNFIFDGASQVQESVYPSMNANFYKFSLSQPGSSLYYDHSHAYQVQDHGSQIDDYGRPLEHSSTVTNVPTAVVSAEWERNENMTTSNDPVECLQRHQNAQDFQVIWQDNIDPDNMSYEELLELGEAVGAQSRGLSQELISLLPVSKYKCSFFSRRKSRSERCVICQMEYKRGDRRITLPCKHAYHFGCGTRWLSINKACPICYVDVFGDSSKR from the exons ATGAGTTGGAATCCGCTTATGGAACTTCATTACACGAACACTAGCTACCCTTATAATTCGGCCGGAAGTTTTATGGAATATTTTGAAGGCCTTACATATGAACATGTGAATTTCATTTTTGATGGGGCTTCCCAAGTTCAG GAAAGTGTGTACCCCTCAATGAATGCAAATTTCTACAAGTTCAGCTTGTCTCAACCTGGGAGTAGTTTATATTATGATCATAGTCATGCTTATCAGGTCCAGGATCACGGTTCGCAAATTGATGACTATGGAAGGCCCCTGGAGCATTCTTCAACTGTGACTAATGTGCCAACTGCTGTTGTAAGTGCAGAATGGGAAAGAAATGAAAACATGACTACTTCAAATGACCCTGTGGAAT GTCTGCAGAGACATCAGAATGCTCAAGATTTTCAG GTCATTTGGCAGGATAACATTGACCCTGACAATATGAGTTATGAG GAATTACTAGAGTTAGGTGAGGCAGTTGGAGCTCAAAGTCGTGGTCTTTCCCAAGAACTTATTTCTCTGCTTCCTGTTTCAAAATACAAATGCAGCTTCTTCTCAAGAAGAAAATCAAGGAGTGAGAG GTGTGTGATTTGTCAAATGGAATATAAGCGAGGCGACCGGCGGATCACACTGCCGTGCAAACATGCCTATCACTTTGGTTGTGGGACTAGGTGGCTTAGCATCAACAAG GCTTGCCCCATTTGTTACGTGGATGTGTTTGGCGATTCATCAAAACGTTAG